GTCAATCGACTAACATTTAAATCGCCAAAGGACAAAGAAAATATGTACACAAAAAAATGTGTCTTTTGTTCTTCACCTAAGCATGTCTCCGGAATACAATTGCAGCCCACTCAGTGCAGGAGAAATGCTAAAATTTTTAACACCATGCCCAGAAAACGAAGGATGGCCTAATGGCGTCGGCCTATCTGGAATCGCAGGAACATCGACGTCGCCGTCCAACATTTTCAATGCATCCAAGATGGTCGGCCTCAGAGCCACCATAACGTGTGCGCAGAGAATACCAACCAGCACAAATCTTGCCATCATGCTCATTGGATTGGAGTTGGATGAATCTTCTTCTTTCAAAAGTGTAGGGTCGAGTACCTTTTCTACGTTTCCAGCTTTAACGAGTGACCAAGCCCAGTCCGTGATTAAAAAAGCACAGGGCTTTTCTGATGAAAGATCAAGAGCCTTCCTCCCACACATTATCTCCAAAACGACGACCCCAAAGCTATATACATCACTTTTCTCGGTTAACTGGCCGTAAAGGGCATATTCAGGCGCCAAATATCCATGTGTTCCAGCCACTCTTGTTGTAAGATGTGACTCCCCTTCTCTACTCTGTTTCGCTAATCCAAAATCGGCGACTCTTGCCCTCATATCAGCATCTAGCAATATATTAGTAGCCTTGATGTCTCGATGAAAAATGGCGGGCTTCACTCCATAATGGAGATAAGCCAATCCTTTTGCCACATCCATGATTATGCTTTTTCTTTGAGGCCATGTCAATGGCGGCCTCCGATTTCCATCGTCTATTGCCGGAAACAAACGGTCTTCTAGATTTCCATTCGgcataaaatcataaacaagGTACCTCTCACTATCTCCAGGGCCATTTTCAGTAACACAACAGCCTCTAAGAGGCACAAGATTCCGATGCTTCAAATTACTAATGATCTCAACTTCATTGCAAAACTCAATGTTCCCCTGAATATCCGATTCAATTATTTTCTTCACCGCGACAATCGTCCCATCATCCAATGTCCCTTTATAAACCATCCCGAACCCTCCTCTTCCAATGAAATTTTTAGCCGAAAAATTATCAGTAGCCCTCTCTAGTTCTTGCATTTTGTACCATATAGAAACTGTTGTAGGCCTCCTCAGCCTAGACCCCGATTCCTCTTCCCCCACATCATTCCTCTTTCTATATATCCTACTCCACCAAACATACAAACCTAACAAACTAGACATCAATAGGGTGCCAACAACAGCTCCAATCACTCCAAAAACAAGAGCCGAATGGCTTCCACCCGAAGAACCCGTGTTCGAAATAAGAGAAAGGCCAAAGATACATGAAACAGCCCCATTACTTTCAGGCCCTAACTGATTAACAATACCAGCGGCATATAAAACAGCGAAGTAAAAGCAATTTCTGGAACGAGAAACATTACCATCAATGGCAGTCAATTCTTTCTGAACCTGGAAACCGGCAGCTACACAGGCATCACAAGAAGTAAGATCAGTAAGATCAGGCTTGCAAGCAGAATCCAATACGGTGGAAGGGCCAAGTTTCTTGAACCAATCTTGAGTAGTCTCAATGGAAGCACAAAAATTCCCGGAAGTCACAAATTCCATAGGATCAAGACAAAGGGATGCCAAGTTTGAGGGAAGAGACATAGAGGTGAGCTGTGACTGAAAATTCTCAAGGCAAGAAATGGAAGTTGACAAATTGGGAAGATGGAAAAAAGATGTGCCTTTGAGATAGTTGGAGATTCCTATTCCATAAAGGGAAAGAAGGGTTTGGCAGCAATTACCTGTGCCTGTGGTTGGATTACTGGAATTTGTAGGAGGCAAAGGGGTAGGATTTGGATTTGGGTTTTGATAATTTCTACAATCAGAAACACTCCATGGGATTCTCAGCACATAACCAAGATCCATTGGACAATCTGCGGATGAATTTGTGATGAGGGTGCTTGGAGTTTCAGCTGAGGAAACTGTAGAAAAGGACACAAAAAGCATCGGAACCAAAGAAAAGATCAAGAAACTCGActtcatgtaaaaaaaaaattttctttaaacttCACTAATCATTCCGAAAATGTGTACCCAGAAACCACATCAAAAGACTCTATTCTTCTCCACTGAATGGTGTAAAGAAATGAATATGGAAACTGGGGTTAACAAAATGGGATTTTCCCAGGATTCCTCGCGAAAGATTTTGGAAGTCGGATTGGTACAAGGTTTCATCAATTGAACCCAAAAAGTACGAAAGACCCAAGAAAAAAACAGCGATGCGACAACAAACGAAACAGGTCAAAGTTGCTTTCTTTGCGCAGGCTTCAAAGATTTGAAGGCAAACAATCTATCAAACGTTGACATTTAtccttaattataattaaaattgaaatgtcGTGGCTTTAATCTCACGcttattcatatttaaaaaagaaataatattccatcttgatatttaaaattaattaacaaaattattactatttaaattttttatatgaattttaattgatttttaaagCATATTGTTAAATTATTCTTATATTAGCTACTATAACGAtcgtattttaaaaataaaacataatatttgCATATAATGATGACTTAAAATTTGCAGTGAATCTATCTTAAAGTAAGTATTTGTAGGAAATATAAGCAAATTAATCGATTAAACCAAATTTAACTTCATAATTTGGTTCGTCTGCTTTGACAAATAGActacacaattttatcattaTTCGTTAATCAATTTCGATTACTTCTTTTTTATTATGTCGATTGAGCATGCTAACATGGACCATATAATCCACCAACCCCAAGGGGGAGATTCAGCggttttattttacaaaataaagaatttcaTGCTTCGATATTTATATGTGCTTCTCAACACTTGTGtaggatcgagcgtttgtcgtGGTTTACGatctttttattgaaaaatattagaacatatattttaatttatttcaaaacaataatataatatcttcaaatataaatatagctCAAACCATACAAAAATAAAACTagataaaaaataatcaagattcaaaactaagataataatttaacaacacaacacactcacaataaaaaaaacatttacgttatattatctttttttttcttactttcaaacttcaaacaaaatattataataaaataaataaatactctAATGAATGATTAAGAAGAAgatcagttttctttgtagaagtaataattttgaagatagttgatatataatgaatattgacttatttaattgaatatgtagtttacaaattattataatccTACGTCAAATATTATGACAAGCGGTTTAGGCAGTGTGGTTTGGTGCGGTTCTTGGCAAaaaaaataaccgaaccgaGTATGCGGTATGTTTTATAATTACTATTTTTAATCgcggtttttataaaatattaggaAAAACGGTGCGGTGCAATTCGGTTCGGATAGTTCGGGtggttaataaaaaattttgatcatCCCTGGTTGTAGATGAGtacattaatattaataaatattctcTTTTATAGTACCCTTTTTTTACAAAATCTTTTCAAatccaaaataataaatttattgatttgtttgaGCAAATTCAATTGACAATAGATTTCAAATCTCAAATAGTTATTATTCAAGATAGTGGTTAATTTCATTTATCCAAAATAGAGATGTTTCAAATCCTCCACTCAAATTATGACTCAAATTCAAATCTCAAAATCCAAACGCGACCTTAGTGAATCGATGGATACAACTTTCAATTTCTAGCATTTTAAATGCTGGTTTCGAAATTAGCAAATTTTGTAGTCATCTTAATAGTAACTCATTTAATTGCACTTGATTCAAAAAACTTAACGCAACATGTGAtaagtttatattttaattagacCCAAAATTTGTCAAGTAAAAAATTTCAGAAGAAAGAGGCTACAAGAGTGGATAAGAGCCCATCAATAATTTGAATTGATGTGGATAAATCAAAGTGCGTACAAACATGATGAGAACATGGAGAGATGATGGGCTAGATAATGGAATAGCGGGGAAGTGGAAAAAACCGCATAATGTTGTGAATAAAATGAGGACATCGGCAGAGAGACACACATTCAATCGCACAAATTCTGGCAAACTccctacaattttttttaatagtccTAGTCAAACATTTTAATGGCTTTTTATTCCAAATTTAGTAGTTCAAGTCATCTTCTTTCAAATTTcacaacatttttttattttatgttaatattttataaatttctataGTTTATTGAAAAGATAAATCTTGTTAAGAGTTTATCTcttaattttaaatagtttttcTTTAGTTTTCTTTGTTTATGATGTTGTATTTGTTTAAGAGATCATTTTTACACAAATTGATGCATCTTTACACCTGGCATGCCCATATCACAAAAATATTGTGCTAATAATTTTTGACACGTCAGGTGGGACCAGAATATGCCgtcaagaaataaaaaaaaacgtagTCAAGGGGATGTGGAGTCTCTCTACCAAACCAGTAAAAGAGATACAAGCTGCACTGACAGAACAACCTGCTACTGAACAACCGATCAAGGAGTTGGATTTACATCCAAGTCGCATTTTAGAGATATATGCTCATATTTCAAATCGTTTGGTTGAAGAGTTGACTGCAATGAAAATTGAAGATATATCACATGCATTGTCCAAGGCTATGTATGATTGCTTGAAGATAGTATTGGGTAAACCATATCGGATAACCAATAAAGTGCATAACACAAGTGAAAAAAAGGGAATCATGAAGCAATCAATTCAATGAATTTGACAAGGGAGTATGAAACTCAAGGGCTGGCAATCCACGTCGCCCAGAGTTCACACTCTCAAATAAGCAAGAGTTGAGTTATACACCACCACACATGAGAGAAGAGACCTTAAGAGGGAGATCCCAGCCATTTCCACGTGCTCATGGAATGCGGAGCTAAAAAAAACCTATTAATCAAGTGTACAACGTGACAACCCCTCTGTACCAATCAGGAGCTTATGATGACATGTCACACATTGATTATTAAGGAGTTGACGAGGGCTTCCTAGTAGGTAATGTTGGTTTCAATGTAGATTTCCAAACTTGGTGGCACATTATTATCATCACTCACTCCTAGCTCAGAATATCCACGTAATTGATCAAGAAAGAGTGAGGGAAACTGTTCAAGAGCTATATGGGCGGACCTTGAGGGAGATAGTCCATCCAGAATTTCACAAGCCCTATCCATGTTATGTAAATGCAAATAACCCATATCCTGGGGGTTATAGGGTCATTACTTCAGCCTATTCTCTGGAGATGATGGTCTGCCCAGCATAGAATACATATCCATATTTACTATCCAATGTGGGGAGCTAGCCAACTTGAAGAGCTTCAACAACTTAAGGTTGCGGTTATTCCAAAATTCTCTCACAGGGACCTCATTTGTTTGGTATGCCTCACTCGTTAGAAACTCAGTGATGAATTGGCAAGACATGTAAAGACAATTTCACGCCCAGTTCTATATAACAGAACCAGAGGTATGTATTGCCGATTTATCCAGGATCACTCAAAAGAATGGTGAATCTGTGGAGTAGTTTATGTGTAGGTTCAAAAAGATGAAGAATATGTGCAATGTGTTCTTACCTGAGATAGAGTTCGTGAAAATGACACAAAAAGGTATGGATTTCGAATTGAGGAAGAAATTTCAAGGAATGGAGTTCAGGGATTTCATGAGTTGGCTGCGAAAGTTAATGAATATGAGAAACTGTTGAGAGAAAAGTCATACaaaaagaaaacaattttgGAGTCCTGTTATCAAGATAGAGGTGGAGGACTTTGTGTTGGCTAAGATCCGATCGATTGATTCATATACAATTCTTCTGCTAAAAAAAACTAACAGAATCAGAGAAGAATAGTAGCCCCCCAACTCCCCAAAGATATGCAGTACACTTTTGACATATCAAATAGAAATAAAGTTTTTGATTTTCTGGTAAAAGTAAAATTCATCATTTTTCCACCAGATCACAGTGTCTTCCAAAGAAGAGCTGAAAGGGCGGGAATATTGTAAGTACCACAACTCATATAATCATGCCACTACGTCTTTTTGGGATTTCAAGAATATTTTGTATGATAGAATTAACAAGGGAGTATTGAAGTTTCCCGACAAACAAGATTCTATGATAGTTGATGCTGATCTTTTTGTCCTAGCAGCTTTTATTAATGTGAACGTGACATATTTTAGGGATcttcttgataaaaaaaaattagaccaaAGCTGTGTAGttatagataaaaatattaagaaatttTGGATTCCAAGGGGCCAAATGTTTGAATCTACTATAAAATATAACGTTGATTGGTCAAGACCAATTCAGCAGCCATTCTCCATAAATGTTGGTGGATCTGAAGTCTCTAGGCCGAGGAATCAACATTTCCTTGAGAGATCAGTGCATAGGAATCAGTGGTTCAAAGGGGAGTCATCTCACCATCAGCCCCAAAAATACTTGGATGAGAGAAACATATATGGAGTTGAATCACAAAGGATGAAAATCAGGAGAAAGTCAGTTTAATCATGATATAAATCGACATGttccataaaaaaattgttgagGATAGGAGAGCAAAGACCAGTTTTGTTCTTCCTACCAGAAATGAATTTATTGAGTCTTGGAGAGTGGCCCAACACAAAAAATTTCCTAGGCCACTCACTAGTACCAATAAAAGAAGTTATTGAGAAAAAGAATTGCTGCAAAAAAGGAGGAGTCGACTAAGTTGGAAAATGGACTCACACTTGATATTCTGGTCATTGAGAATCATGTGAGGAATAGGTCCAAGTTTGGCAGTTCAACTACTGAAGATAAGTTAGTggacgacgacgacgacgacgattTATTAAGTTAAGATGATGataatagaaaaaaaaacaatcaactTCTGTGTGGGAAAGTATCACATCATTGTGGATTGTGCCACGTGCATGAAGATACTTCCAGAGAAGTTTAAAATAGTGGAAGAAGAGACTGGATGCCCAAAGAATCAGTGCAGAAGGAATGTCATGCAAATAAATTCCCCTAATAAAGTTCAAGAGTGATTATCAAAGAAGATCACCCAAACAGGCCCAAACAAGTGACACTTTAGATGCCTACACCAGCTATGACCAAGCACATAAGTCTGTAATACATCAAAGTCCACGTGAATGGGAAGCCAATGTCTAGGGTGTTAATTGACAATGGCTCAACAGTGAATGTATTGTAGGTGAGGATGTCAGGAAGTTTGGACAAAACTGAAGAAAACTTAATTCCCACAGAAGTTTTTGTTGCTGCATTTACAGGGGAAACCACCAAGACCATTGGGATATTCCCCGCTAATGTTACTGTGGAGAATATGTCATCTTTGTGTGCATTTTTCGTGGTAAACTCATCTGCCAACTTTTAAACATTGTTAGGTAGATATCGAATCCATGTAAACCAGTGCATTTCATCCTCGATACATCAGCTGCCTTATTTGGAAAATGGATGATGCAGAAATTGTATAGGCCGATGGACATCATTTTCAAGCCAGAGTAAATACAGTTCAAGCTATATACTACAATGGGGATTTTGGGCCCATCAACGTTCGTAGCAAGAgtaagagagagagagagtccAATGTACATACAAACACCAACTCCAAGCTTGGTGATAGAAAGAATCCTCATACCTATTATTATTGTGCCGTCTAGGCCGATAATTCATCCATTGGTCGAGGAACTTGAAGATTGAGTTCaaccaaaaagaaaaatagGTAGCTGCAATCTCTACGTGGAATGTACATGTGCATCAAGTATTGAACAAACTAGAAAAAGAATAAGCATGGGACACCCATGGAACTGAGGTTGTCCAATAGGGAGAATATGAACTCTAAGTTGATGAGTTGTTGATGGCACCATCTCAAATGACAAATGACCAACATGAAGTACAAGACCTTTTAGACGAAACAAACTTAGGGGAGCTTGAGGATCCTAAAGTTGTATGTGTGAGTGCATTACTAAAAAAAATGGATCAAGCAGGATCTGATTAGCTTGTTGAGGGAGTGAGTAAAGAAAGCCGGGAAACCGTATGATTTGTGGAGAGTTAATGCTTAGGCCACtttgcatatatttttatattgacgTTATCATTACTTTTGTTGAACTTTATGAAAGATTGTGGAGAAAGTAGGCTCTATAGACACTTTTATGaatatgttttttcttatttgtgCAGTAGTAACCCATGAGTTTGGCCTCCAGGCTATCCGAAAAGCATAAGATGGTATGGAAGTGGGGAGCTAGGTTTGCTTTGGTCAATTATAAGAGAaataaagaagaagaaacacatgatgagaAGACAATGCGGGTTAGTTTGTCACTTTTGAAAGTTTCATCTTGTATAGTTTAGGCGTTCTAGCCACTTTTGTATTCATTTTgttctttatttaaaaatttattctgAGTAAGCCATAGGGCCATTGTTGTAAATATTATCATATTCGATGAACCaaggataaaaaaatatttgaataaggTAGGCCATTAGGccatttttattatattggaTGCATTTTGGTTCATCGTGAAATTAATGAAAGAAACAGAAGAAGAGAGTTGGCTAGATTAGTTCAGAATATGAAAACCAACGGAATGAATCCATCCAACATCACATACAAACTCATCTTTAATTATCATCCAACACCAACAACCACAATGTCAAACCAACAGTCATCAAATATGACCAGTAAGTAAACGTGTATGAGATAAAGAGATCCGAAGTGCAATATACACAAATGACTGCTT
This genomic interval from Primulina huaijiensis isolate GDHJ02 chromosome 14, ASM1229523v2, whole genome shotgun sequence contains the following:
- the LOC140957873 gene encoding probable receptor-like protein kinase At1g11050, which codes for MKSSFLIFSLVPMLFVSFSTVSSAETPSTLITNSSADCPMDLGYVLRIPWSVSDCRNYQNPNPNPTPLPPTNSSNPTTGTGNCCQTLLSLYGIGISNYLKGTSFFHLPNLSTSISCLENFQSQLTSMSLPSNLASLCLDPMEFVTSGNFCASIETTQDWFKKLGPSTVLDSACKPDLTDLTSCDACVAAGFQVQKELTAIDGNVSRSRNCFYFAVLYAAGIVNQLGPESNGAVSCIFGLSLISNTGSSGGSHSALVFGVIGAVVGTLLMSSLLGLYVWWSRIYRKRNDVGEEESGSRLRRPTTVSIWYKMQELERATDNFSAKNFIGRGGFGMVYKGTLDDGTIVAVKKIIESDIQGNIEFCNEVEIISNLKHRNLVPLRGCCVTENGPGDSERYLVYDFMPNGNLEDRLFPAIDDGNRRPPLTWPQRKSIIMDVAKGLAYLHYGVKPAIFHRDIKATNILLDADMRARVADFGLAKQSREGESHLTTRVAGTHGYLAPEYALYGQLTEKSDVYSFGVVVLEIMCGRKALDLSSEKPCAFLITDWAWSLVKAGNVEKVLDPTLLKEEDSSNSNPMSMMARFVLVGILCAHVMVALRPTILDALKMLDGDVDVPAIPDRPTPLGHPSFSGHGVKNFSISPALSGLQLYSGDMLR